Proteins found in one Quercus robur chromosome 2, dhQueRobu3.1, whole genome shotgun sequence genomic segment:
- the LOC126701777 gene encoding uncharacterized protein LOC126701777 codes for MKAAEVGESAGGVEIGSEAKRRKSGKSQSKRKSDYKKGKSQSSGDDVVEVSPPVTGKVLGEETITALSVIFPVMGEEPPTDDPADGIGQPMQGSQDSQDPKASRIPSSQSPHLERTPSPIKTVFPLSSSDKDALGDTPLSKQTGQTSEKAAHSVASSLESESSEGFTVSSGPGTW; via the exons atgaaagctgCTGAGGTTGGCGAAAGtgcagggggtgtggagataggctctgaGGCAAAAAGAAGGAAATCGGGGAAATCTCAA tccaagcgcaagtctgattatAAGAAGGGTAAGAGTCAATCTTCCGGAGATGACGTG gtggaggtatcccctcctgtAACTGGCAAGGTTCTGGGGGAGGAAactatcacagctctttctgtcatttttcctgttatgggggaggagccccctactgatgACCCTGCTGATGGAATTGGGCAgccgatgcaaggttcccaggactctcaggatcccaaagcttctaggatcccatcatctcagagtccccatcttgaacgcactcctagtcctatcaaGACTGTGTTTCCTCTGTCCTCGTCAGATAAAgatgctttgggagacactcctttatccaaacaaacag gtcaaaccagtgagaaagcCGCTCATAGTGtcgcctcttctttagaatcagagagctcagaag gtttcactgtaagttctggtccaggtacttGGTGA